One genomic segment of Oryctolagus cuniculus unplaced genomic scaffold, mOryCun1.1 SCAFFOLD_92, whole genome shotgun sequence includes these proteins:
- the LOC127488798 gene encoding TBC1 domain family member 3D-like isoform X1, giving the protein MPGWERSILSQGRGGKVGAVLPQLSLVPVLWTSHPPGTRPPGARPPGCVAVPPLTRGTALRAAVPVGSLCWLTCACVSYRLDMDALRSGRAQERAGIILKYEQGPRKGPQFHLGEEDNESGALVPDKLGFLRKQKPPRHGCLAVQWHKHQEGRRLQKWNKMLRNFTKYRSSEKFHRRIEKGIPAQVRGKVWAMMLSVDTRKAQNPGKFEEMKERARLCSDQVQQIDEDVARTFRSHIMFRERYGAKQRSLFEVLLAYSMYNPELGYSQGLSHVAALLLMWLSEEDAFWALVQLMGDSQHAMHDFYTPDSPKLERFQHHLGAIMRRVLPSLEKHLEKEGVCLEDYTAHWYIQCFLDGVPFPLALRMFDIYILEGAHVLTGMVYTVLKVHRKRLMKMSRDHIREFLQVTLKQAWSLSEDAVIRQLRASMRELGKLQCLLPPEDKPTEDGSPALQVPPGSQERAPPPVSIKTIVERKGCHPAAAAPQEPAGASASVPGETGPLRSAVQPDSKQHTKEEKGSRGESSTQPRGQGSSTGASGSGGATHLSGPQCSWLDEPGPLRRWTSLTKLNVTFQDDSDSEDEEYYSGLEKQEEDEEEEEGEEDQAAECPASPWPKLLRDLRFVLPETIFEEDEEGGCEEGASPEPSSPALSVKSSESLRGPGLLAPQSLQSRGDLSRWGGLPNLSPPVKGADFWPLELGGQQGLRTPPPPASEPLDPGPMQAVPALGAGLKTPSLHGSPMHSGDTHGLEPAGASSALGDQACVPSLARGLLAAHSMEELDVCGHLEGKNSPPGVQLRRARSLGCLSTVASPMDKAPLWSSSPPS; this is encoded by the exons ATGccaggctgggagaggagcatcctttcccagggcaggggaggcaaggtGGGGGCTGTCCTTCCCCAACTGTCCCTAGTCCCTGTGCTCTGGACAAGTCATCCTCCTGGGACCCGACCACCAGGTGCCCGCCcacctggctgtgtggctgtcccCCCTCTGACCAGGGGGACAGCCCTCAGGGCAGCAGTTCCCGTGGGCTCCCTGTGCTGGCtcacatgtgcgtgtgtgtcttacAGATTGGATATGGACGCCCTGAGGTCCGGCAGGGCCCAGGAGCGAGCAGGGATCATCTTGAAATATGAGCAG ggTCCCCGTAAAGGGCCCCAGTTTCACCTGGGAGAAGAGGACAACGAGAGTGGAGCCCTTGTCCCAGACAAACTTGGCTTCCTGCG tAAGCAGAAGCCGCCCAGGCATGGATGCCTGGCAGTGCAATGG CATAAACATCAGGAGGGCCGCCGACTGCAAAAATGGAACAAGATGCTGCGAAATTTCACCAAGTACCGCAGCAGTGAGAAG ttcCACCGGAGAATTGAGAAAGGCATCCCTGCCCAGGTGCGCGGCAAGGTGTGGGCCATGATGCTCTCCGTGGATACCAGGAAGGCCCAGAACCCTGGCAAATTCGAG gagatgaAGGAACGGGCCAGGTTGTGCTCAGATCAAGTCCAACAGATCGATGAAGATGTAGCACGCACGTTCAGAAGTCACATCATGTTTCGAGAGCGATACGGAGCCAa aCAACGCTCCTTATTTGAGGTGCTCCTCGCATACTCAATGTACAACCCC GAATTGGGCTACAGCCAGGGCCTAAGCCACGTGGCAGCCCTGCTGCTGATGTGGCTGAGTGAAGAGGATGCTTTCTGGGCCCTAGTCCAGCTCATGGGGGACAGCCAGCACGCGATGCATG ATTTCTACACACCGGACTCCCCAAAACTGGAGCGATTCCAGCACCACCTGGGAGCTATCATGCGTCgcgtgctcccctccctggagaaacacctg gagaaggagggtgtgtgCCTTGAGGACTACACCGCCCACTGGTacatccagtgcttcctggatggg GTGCCGTTCCCCCTGGCACTTCGGATGTTCGACATTTACATCCTTGAGGGCGCGCACGTACTCACCGGCATGGTGTACACCGTCCTCAAGGTCCACCGAA AGCGCCTGATGAAGATGTCCAGGGACCACATCCGggagttcctgcaggtgaccctgaagCAGGCCTGGTCACTGAGCGAGGATGCAGTCATCAGGCAGCTGCGGGCCTCCATGCGTGAGCTGGGGAAGCTgcagtgcctcctgcctcccgaag ATAAGCCAACCGAAGatggcagcccagccctgcaggtgccGCCTGGCTCTCAGGAGCGCGCTCCCCCACCAGTGTCCATCAAGACCATCGTTGAGCGCAAAGGCTGTCaccctgctgctgcagctccccAGGAGCCAGCGGGGGCTTCAGCTTCTGTCCCCGGGGAGACCGGTCCTCTCAGATCTGCCGTCCAGCCCGACTCCAAGCAACACACCAAGGAGGAGAAGGGCAGTCGTGGCGAGAGCAGCACCCAGCCCCGCGGCCAGGGCTCCTCCACGGGGGCCTCAGGGTCAGGGGGCGCCACCCACCTCTCGGGCCCACAGTGCTCCTGGCTGGACGAGCCAGGCCCCCTCCGGCGCTGGACTTCCCTGACCAAACTCAACGTGACCTTCCAAGATGACTCCGACTCCGAGGACGAGGAGTACTACAGCGGCctggagaagcaggaagaggacgaagaggaggaggaaggggaggaagaccAGGCTGCTGAGTGTCCTGCGTCTCCCTGGCCAAAGCTGCTTCGGGACCTGAGATTCGTCCTGCCCGAGACAATTTTTGAAGAGGACGAGGAGGGAGGCTGTGAAGAGGGTGCCTCCCCAGAGCCCTcgtccccagccctgtctgtgaaGTCCTCAGAGTCTCTGCGTGGCCCAGGCCTCTTGGCCCCACAGAGCTTGCAGAGCAGGGGAGACCTGTCCCGATGGGGGGGCCTCCCAAATCTCAGCCCGCCTGTCAAAGGCGCTGATTTCTGGCCCCTGGAGCTGGGTGGCCAGCAGGGTctcaggacccctcccccacctgcctcagAGCCCCTGGATCCCGGGCCCATGCAggctgtgccagccctgggagcagggctgaagACGCCCTCCCTGCATGGGAGCCCCATGCACTCTGGGGACACTCACGGgctggagcctgcaggagccagctcTGCACTGGGAGACCAGGCCTGTGTGCCCTCCCTGGCTCGAGGCCTCCTTGCTGCCCATTCCATGGAGGAGCTGGATGTGTGTGGGCACCTGGAGGGGAAGAACAGCCCACCAGGTGTCCAGCTCAGACGGGCCAGAAGCTTAGGCTGTCTGAGCACAGTGGCCTCCCCGATGgacaaggctcctctctggagctcctctccCCCATCCTGA
- the LOC127488798 gene encoding TBC1 domain family member 3D-like isoform X2, producing MDSRWRLDMDALRSGRAQERAGIILKYEQGPRKGPQFHLGEEDNESGALVPDKLGFLRKQKPPRHGCLAVQWHKHQEGRRLQKWNKMLRNFTKYRSSEKFHRRIEKGIPAQVRGKVWAMMLSVDTRKAQNPGKFEEMKERARLCSDQVQQIDEDVARTFRSHIMFRERYGAKQRSLFEVLLAYSMYNPELGYSQGLSHVAALLLMWLSEEDAFWALVQLMGDSQHAMHDFYTPDSPKLERFQHHLGAIMRRVLPSLEKHLEKEGVCLEDYTAHWYIQCFLDGVPFPLALRMFDIYILEGAHVLTGMVYTVLKVHRKRLMKMSRDHIREFLQVTLKQAWSLSEDAVIRQLRASMRELGKLQCLLPPEDKPTEDGSPALQVPPGSQERAPPPVSIKTIVERKGCHPAAAAPQEPAGASASVPGETGPLRSAVQPDSKQHTKEEKGSRGESSTQPRGQGSSTGASGSGGATHLSGPQCSWLDEPGPLRRWTSLTKLNVTFQDDSDSEDEEYYSGLEKQEEDEEEEEGEEDQAAECPASPWPKLLRDLRFVLPETIFEEDEEGGCEEGASPEPSSPALSVKSSESLRGPGLLAPQSLQSRGDLSRWGGLPNLSPPVKGADFWPLELGGQQGLRTPPPPASEPLDPGPMQAVPALGAGLKTPSLHGSPMHSGDTHGLEPAGASSALGDQACVPSLARGLLAAHSMEELDVCGHLEGKNSPPGVQLRRARSLGCLSTVASPMDKAPLWSSSPPS from the exons ATGGATTCGCGATGGAG ATTGGATATGGACGCCCTGAGGTCCGGCAGGGCCCAGGAGCGAGCAGGGATCATCTTGAAATATGAGCAG ggTCCCCGTAAAGGGCCCCAGTTTCACCTGGGAGAAGAGGACAACGAGAGTGGAGCCCTTGTCCCAGACAAACTTGGCTTCCTGCG tAAGCAGAAGCCGCCCAGGCATGGATGCCTGGCAGTGCAATGG CATAAACATCAGGAGGGCCGCCGACTGCAAAAATGGAACAAGATGCTGCGAAATTTCACCAAGTACCGCAGCAGTGAGAAG ttcCACCGGAGAATTGAGAAAGGCATCCCTGCCCAGGTGCGCGGCAAGGTGTGGGCCATGATGCTCTCCGTGGATACCAGGAAGGCCCAGAACCCTGGCAAATTCGAG gagatgaAGGAACGGGCCAGGTTGTGCTCAGATCAAGTCCAACAGATCGATGAAGATGTAGCACGCACGTTCAGAAGTCACATCATGTTTCGAGAGCGATACGGAGCCAa aCAACGCTCCTTATTTGAGGTGCTCCTCGCATACTCAATGTACAACCCC GAATTGGGCTACAGCCAGGGCCTAAGCCACGTGGCAGCCCTGCTGCTGATGTGGCTGAGTGAAGAGGATGCTTTCTGGGCCCTAGTCCAGCTCATGGGGGACAGCCAGCACGCGATGCATG ATTTCTACACACCGGACTCCCCAAAACTGGAGCGATTCCAGCACCACCTGGGAGCTATCATGCGTCgcgtgctcccctccctggagaaacacctg gagaaggagggtgtgtgCCTTGAGGACTACACCGCCCACTGGTacatccagtgcttcctggatggg GTGCCGTTCCCCCTGGCACTTCGGATGTTCGACATTTACATCCTTGAGGGCGCGCACGTACTCACCGGCATGGTGTACACCGTCCTCAAGGTCCACCGAA AGCGCCTGATGAAGATGTCCAGGGACCACATCCGggagttcctgcaggtgaccctgaagCAGGCCTGGTCACTGAGCGAGGATGCAGTCATCAGGCAGCTGCGGGCCTCCATGCGTGAGCTGGGGAAGCTgcagtgcctcctgcctcccgaag ATAAGCCAACCGAAGatggcagcccagccctgcaggtgccGCCTGGCTCTCAGGAGCGCGCTCCCCCACCAGTGTCCATCAAGACCATCGTTGAGCGCAAAGGCTGTCaccctgctgctgcagctccccAGGAGCCAGCGGGGGCTTCAGCTTCTGTCCCCGGGGAGACCGGTCCTCTCAGATCTGCCGTCCAGCCCGACTCCAAGCAACACACCAAGGAGGAGAAGGGCAGTCGTGGCGAGAGCAGCACCCAGCCCCGCGGCCAGGGCTCCTCCACGGGGGCCTCAGGGTCAGGGGGCGCCACCCACCTCTCGGGCCCACAGTGCTCCTGGCTGGACGAGCCAGGCCCCCTCCGGCGCTGGACTTCCCTGACCAAACTCAACGTGACCTTCCAAGATGACTCCGACTCCGAGGACGAGGAGTACTACAGCGGCctggagaagcaggaagaggacgaagaggaggaggaaggggaggaagaccAGGCTGCTGAGTGTCCTGCGTCTCCCTGGCCAAAGCTGCTTCGGGACCTGAGATTCGTCCTGCCCGAGACAATTTTTGAAGAGGACGAGGAGGGAGGCTGTGAAGAGGGTGCCTCCCCAGAGCCCTcgtccccagccctgtctgtgaaGTCCTCAGAGTCTCTGCGTGGCCCAGGCCTCTTGGCCCCACAGAGCTTGCAGAGCAGGGGAGACCTGTCCCGATGGGGGGGCCTCCCAAATCTCAGCCCGCCTGTCAAAGGCGCTGATTTCTGGCCCCTGGAGCTGGGTGGCCAGCAGGGTctcaggacccctcccccacctgcctcagAGCCCCTGGATCCCGGGCCCATGCAggctgtgccagccctgggagcagggctgaagACGCCCTCCCTGCATGGGAGCCCCATGCACTCTGGGGACACTCACGGgctggagcctgcaggagccagctcTGCACTGGGAGACCAGGCCTGTGTGCCCTCCCTGGCTCGAGGCCTCCTTGCTGCCCATTCCATGGAGGAGCTGGATGTGTGTGGGCACCTGGAGGGGAAGAACAGCCCACCAGGTGTCCAGCTCAGACGGGCCAGAAGCTTAGGCTGTCTGAGCACAGTGGCCTCCCCGATGgacaaggctcctctctggagctcctctccCCCATCCTGA